TTTGCCGCCTCGGCTTGTTGTGTTCGCTGTTCTTGGCTCAATCATATGAAAAACAAAGGGGTTACGCAGTAAAATACCGGTAAAAGGAGTCTTTTTACCGGTGAATGAATCCTATTTTCCGCTTACTGGAGCATCATTATAGTCCAATGACACCTTTTAATTCATCCATTCGACCTTTAGAAAGTGGAATAGAGCTTTTTCGTTCATCATCCAAGATTAAGCTAAAGCTATTACGAGTCCAAGTAATCACTTCTCGTACGCGCTGTAAGTTAACAAGATAAGAGCGGTGACATCGAAAGAATCCAAAACCTTTTAATCTTTCTTCTAACTCACTTAATGTTAACGCACATACAAAGTCCCCTTCGCGAACATGAATATGCGTTGTTCCATTTTGCGTTTCAATAAAATGAATTTCCATCGGATCAAGCAAAATGATTTTATCGTTCACTTTTGCTGGGATTCTTTCGAGCTTCATTTGCGGAATCATTTGAACGATATTTTCTTGATCTATCTCTTCCCCTTCTTCTTGTTCGATTTCTACTTTTTTAACGCCATCTGGATTTAATACATACACATCTTCTGTTAAAGAAAGTGCATCTGATAAAAAGGATGATGTAATAAAGATGGCCTTCCCTTGTTCTTTCATCTTCATAATTGCTTTTCGAATGATAATTGTGCTCTCTATATCTACATTTTGCTCTGGCTCTTCAAAAATAATTAAATCCGGATTATGAATCATGACCCGCCCAATGTGAAGACGGCGTTTTTCAGAAAATGATAGCTTTTCAATTTTGACGTTCATTTTATCTAGTAAACCAACATACTGGACAACTTCTTCTATGCTAATATTCGAGTCATACAATCCGGATAAAAAGGCGAAGTATTCTTTTACTTTTAAGCGGTTATATGCCTCATCTTTTAAAAAACAAAAACCAATGCGCGAGTAGACTTGCTTTTGAATCGGTTCCCCGTCAAATAAAACACTTCCAGCCGATGCCTCTTCTTCACCGATTATAATGCGGTGTAAAATCTTCGCCGTATGATTGTTACATTGCAGCACAACACATTGCCCTTTTTCAATTTCAAGCTGAATCGCCTGCAACTGGTTCGTCTTACCCAATTGTTTTAACTCCAATAACGCCATGTTTTCTCCTCCAGATGAGTTTTTATCTCATTATACCAAACAGTTAATGGAAGATTATGATATTTATCTCAAAAATAAAAAGGAGCTAAATTAGCTCCTTTTTGATTGATTTTAACATACAACTATTACTGCTGCTTCACCATATAACTTTTCAGCTGATCACGAAGTGCCCTTTTCAGGAATTTCCCGACAGATGTTTTTGGAATCTCTTCCACGAATAAAATGTCATCCGGCATCCACCATTTCGGGAACTGGTCTTCTAATAATGCATAGAGCTCCTCTTGTTCTACTGTTTGTCCTTCTTTTAAGACAACGCAGGCAACAGGGCGTTCTTGCCATTTTTCATGTGGCACGGCAACGACAGATGCCTCTAGTACTTTGTCATGTGCCATTAAAGCGTTCTCTAAATCAACGGAGGAAATCCATTCACCGCCGCTTTTAATTAAATCTTTCGTACGGTCAGCAATTTTAATAAACCCTTCTGGATCAACAGTTACAATATCTCCTGTATGTAACCAGCCATCCTGCATGGAATCTGCTGTACGTTCATCGTTATAATAACTACCCGCAATCCACGGTCCGCGCAGGCAAAGCTCTCCCATTTCTTCACCATCCCATTTGATCTCCCCTTCTTGACCAATTACCTTCATTTCAAGGCCTGGGAATAAGTATCCTTGGCGGGAGCGTAGTTCATAATATTCTTCTTTCGGTAAATCGCGCTGATATGACTTTGGACAGTTAATTACAACAGCTGGGCTTGTTTCTGTCATTCCATATATTTGCCTAAAAGCAATTCCATATTTCTCCTCATATGTGCGAATCATGCTTCCTGGTGCTGCTGATCCACCTGACCATATCGTACGAATACTACTAATATCATACGGATATTTTTCAAGCTCTTGCAGTAACCCAATCCAAATTGTTGGTACACCAGCAGTAATTGTCACTTTCTCACGCTCAATAAGCTGAGCTAATATTTCCGGTGTAAAGTGTGGTCCTGGTAAGACGAGCTTTGTGCCGAACCATGTACCTGCAAACGGAAGCCCCCATGCGTTTACATGGAACATCGGAACGACAGGCATACAAGTGTCTACTTCTGATAGATTCCCGCCGTCCACAAGGCCGAGCGTATAACTATGGAGTGCAATACTACGGTGTGTATACACAACGCCTTTCGGTTTTCCGGTCGTTGCGGAAGTATAGCACATACCCGCAGGTTCTTTTTCATCTAAGTCTGTTATGAATGGGAATGTTTCGTCGCCTTCTTCGAGTAGTTTGTCGTAATGATATACTGGTGATAGTGTTGTGTGAGGTAGTTCGTGATCATCTGTCATAATAATAAATGCTTTCACATGAGGAATTTCGTGTTGAATACTTTCTAATACAGGAACCATATCTTCATCAACGAGAATGATTTTATCTTCAGCATGGTTAATGATATAAGAAATATGCTCTGCGGAGAGCCGTAAGTTAATCGTATGTAACACCGCCCCAATTCCTGGAATTGCAAAATATGCTTCCAAATGGCGGTGATGATTCCAAGCGATTGTTCCAACTTTGTCCCCTCTATCAATCCCCATTTTATTTAGTACTCTAGCAAGCCGTCTTGTCCGCTTCGCAATCTCTCCGTATGTTAATATTTGAATACGCGATGCAGTGCGCGAAACAACTTCCTTTTTTGAAAAATATTTCTCCGCTCGTTCCATCATTGCTGGAATGAGAAGTGGTACATCCATCATCATATTTCATGCCCCCTGTTATTATTTTATATATACACATACAACTGTATTATAACACAACAAAACGAGACAAAAGCCGTTAACATTTCTTTCGTTTTCTACAAATAATGACAAAAGGAGCTCATTGGGATGAGCTCCTTTGTTGTCAAATAATCACTAAGTTTTGTCGAACGGTTGATATATTCCAAAAAGCGCCGATATATTTTCAAACGAGCAGCGCCCAACTGTCAGTAACCCTTAAGCATCAGTTCTTCGCCATTAACTTTCCTTCATACTCGTTTAGCGTTTTAATTTCGATACCTTTATAGTAATGAGCAACAATATCCGTATATCCTTTTCCTTCTTTCGCCATTCCATTGGCACCATACTGGCTCATGCCAACGCCATGGCCGAAACCTTTCGTTGTGACGACAATGCTCTTTCCTTGTTGTTTCCATGTAAAGTCAGAGGAGCGTAATCCCAGTTTTGTTCTTACTTCTTTCCCTGTTAATACCTTTCCTTGAAACTCTACATCCTTCACCCGTTTTCCTTCTGTACGGTCTTTAATATTACCGACTTTTCCATTTGCAAGCACCTTTACGCCAAGACGCTTTTGAAAATCATCTACAGTAAAAGTTTGCTCACTCGCAAATTTTGGAGAAGCTTGATCCCATGGACTGTCTACGCTTTTTAAATATGGTAAGTCGCTCCCCCAGTAGTCTGCAGCATTTTCTGTATAACCGTTACTTGTTGAGAAGAAGGACGCCGTAATGGGACTACCATCATAGGTTAAAACTTGTCCGGCTGTTTTAGACACAGCTTCTTCAATCTTCTTCAAATTTTTCTCATAATCTTTGCCCCATGTCTTCTTTAGCTCTTCTTTACTGTTGTACACTTGATCATTAACCGTATCTGTCACATCCGCATTGTTTTTCTTACTTCCGCCTAGCATACGCTGTACAATAAATGTTCTCGCTGCCAATGCCTGTGCTTTTAATGCCTCCATTTCAAAGCTAGCATTCATCTCAGAAGCTACTACACCTGTAACATACTCTTCCATCGGCATCGTTTCTACCTTCTTTTGTGCATTACGATACACAGTAACTTGGACAGCAGTATTTACCTTTTTAGGAGCTGGCACACTTTGCATGGCTGGAGGATGTTCGGGCGGCTGACTTACTTTCGCTTTCGTAAACGGAATAACAAGTACGGTCGGTACAATAATGACGAGCGCCACTAAGAGCGCCATTGTAATGAAAAGTGGCTTTGAAATTTTCATCTTTTTCCCCCACTATGAAATTAGACTCATTTCATTCTTATGGAACGTGACAAGCTTTTAGAACATATCGGGAGGAACTTCTGCAAAGGGAAAATATAAAGTACTGATATGACAGGATGCAATCTCAAAGGAAAGAATTTTCTAAATTTTTCAGGTGGACAGGCATAAAAAAGGAATTTGTTGACTATAACAATAATAGCCCAATAAAAATAGCCTCTATGTCAAAAAGACATAGAGACTACTCAAACTTAAGCGTGAAGGTCAGAAACTTGTTGCTTCGTCACTTCTTCTACTTTTTCATTTACACGTTCAATTGTTGCACCTAATGCAGCTAGTTTCTCATGGAAGTTTACATATCCACGATCAAGGTGTTTTAATTCTGTTACACGTGTGTAACCATCTGATACTAAACCAGCTAGAATTAATGCCGCTGCAGCACGTAAGTCAGTTGCTGCTACTTCTGCACCTTGTAAGTTGTTAGGTCCATTCATAATAACAGAACGGCCTTCAATTTTGATGTCTGCATTCATACGACGGAATTCTTCCACATGCATGAAGCGGTTTTCAAATACCGTTTCTGTAATCATGCTTGTTCCATCCGCATGTAATAACAATGCCATCATTTGTGATTGCATGTCTGTTGGGAAACCTGGATGAGGCATTGTTTTAATATCAACGGCTTTTAATTTACTTGGGCCGATAACACGTACGCCTTCGTTTTCCTCAATAACCTTAACACCCATTTCTTCCATTTTCGCTGTGATAGAACGTAAATGTTCTGGTACAGCATTTTCAATTAAGATGTCTCCACCAGTAATTGCTGCTGCAACCATAAACGTTCCTGCTTCAATACGGTCAGGAATAATAGAATGGTGTGCACCATATAATTTATCAACGCCTTCGATACGAATCGTTCCAGTTCCAGCTCCGCGTACTTTTGCTCCCATTGCATTTAAGAAGTTAGCTAAGTCAACGATTTCTGGTTCTTTTGCTGCGTTTTCAAGTACTGTTGTCCCTTTTGCTAATGTAGCAGCAGACATAATGTTTTCTGTTGCACCTACGCTTGGGAAGTCTAAGTAAATTTTCGCGCCTTGTAATTGTCCATCTACATAAGCTTCAACAAAGCCATTACCAACTTTTACTTTCGCTCCCATTGCTTCGAAGCCTTTTAAATGTTGGTCAATTGGACGTGAACCAATTGCACATCCACCAGGAAGTGCAATACGAGCACGACCATTACGTGCTAATAGTGGTCCCATTACTTGAACGGACGCACGCATTTTACGTACATATTCAAATGGTGCTTCAATATTTAACTCCTTTGAAGCATCAATTGTTACTTGGTTATTTTCAAATACGACTTCAGCATTTAAATGACGTAATACCTCATTAATTGTGTATACATCAGACAAAACTGGTACTTCAGATAGTACATTCTTTCCGTCACTCGCTAATAGGGCTGCAGCGATTATAGGTAATACAGCATTTTTTGCGCCCTCAACACGCACTGTGCCATTCAACCGCTTTCCGCCACGGACGATGATTTTTTCCAATTTATTCCCCTCCGTGTCCTTTTTTCAATATCTATTCAATACTCAGAAGTTATGATCGGTGTGCCAACCACAATTGTATCTTTACTGTCTGTAGAGCGTATTGCTATTTGCACATTGATTTTCTCTCTATTTGTTGAAAGAGCGTCATTCCACTTTTTATTATATGCGGAGACTGACACAAATGCTCTTTCTTCTATCTTCTCGATCGCTCTTGCTGAAAGATCTTTCAAAACCTGATTGGTTTTATTTTGCAAAACACCTTCAATCTTATCACTCAGTACACCTTGAACACAAGTGTAAATTGTAGGTTTTGTACTAAAAATTTTATCCATTTCCCGAATGCTTTTAGGGTCCCATTTTGACCCGCTTACTTCAAAGATAATGAAAGTGTTTTCTTTACTATTTTCCTTACTCCAAGTTACTACTATTCGTTCTTCATAAGAAGAAAATTTTTTGTATGCTGTTGCTTTATATCCATCATGAGATGTTTCCAATTCCCATTTTTGAATATCCGCTTTTTCTTTCACTTCATTTAACAATTTTTGAAACGTATGTATATTAGAAATGGTTCTGGTTTCTCGTGCTAACCATGACCACTGCTCTACCTCTGCTCCATTTTTTTCAAGAGCTGCGATCATACTCTCCATTTTCCCTTCGTCACTTACGGGCTTTATCTCTTTATACCCGACCAAGAATACGACAATACTTACGACAACAATAAGAATTGTTTTTAAGCTTTTCAAGTTTCATCCCCTCCTATCCCCATTGTTAACGGAGATATGAGGTTCTATACACTTACTTGACTAAATACGTTAAACTCTTCGAATACCCTAAATAATCAAGAAAAAAGTTGCTGACAGATGTCCCAATGGCAATCGTAACAAGAATGAGTAAAATCCTCGTCTGCAATACCTTTCCAGATTTCATCAGGCGTTCAATATGGATACCTTGTAAGGCCCACCACGTAATGGTAATAAACAATAAATGCGAAACAATCGCAATCAGTGCTTGTTGCCCTAAAAGTTGCGCCAAAAAAATCGACTCCTTTTGTTTGGCTTACCATCATCTAGGATGCAAAACGATCCCATATAAATGGAAACCACACTTTTTCCCGCCCAAACAGGCAGTATAAAGTATCCCTCTGAAAGAAGGGCACTACCTATTAGAGTTTACTTTGTTCGAGCATCACATTCGTGAAGGATAAGGTCTCGCGCTAACGAAAGTTTCACTTTGCCCCTCTCATTGCTCCACAATAAAAAGCGTAGAGCGATGACTCTACACTTTTTGTTTTCACTATTGTACCACGTTCCCTGTGAAGAAGAAATCTTTCATCAATGGAAAATATTCATAAAAGAAATTGTAGCCAATTGCCGGTAGAATTCCGAGTAATACAGTTGCAATTAAACAAAAACTAATGACGACTTTCAAATTGATTGGTAAGTGTACCGGATCTTCTTCACTACTCTTTCGAAAGAACATTTGCTGCAAAATACGGAAATAATATACAAACGAGATAATCGTTGTGCCCATCATGACTGATGCCAGCACGTAATGGGCTGGACTAGCAGTGAAGGCACTTAAGAAAATATTAACCTTTCCGATAAAACCAGCTGTTCCTGGAATTCCTGCCAAAGACAGAATGAAAATGGTCATCGCTGCAGAGGCAAACGGAGAGCGTTTGTATAAACCAGAGAAAATTGTGAAATTTTCCTTTCCGCTTTGTAAGATTAATCCGTGGATGACTGCAAAAGCTCCTATATTCATTAACAGGTATGCCAACATATAAAACCACATACTATCCATTGTAAATGGTGATAACGCTACAAGCGGAACGAGTAAATATCCAGCGTGTGCTATGCCAGAATAGGCGAATAGACGCTTTACGCTGTATTGCTTGAGTGCCACTACATTACCAATGATCATTGTAATAATAGCGAGCACGGCAATATATACGCTCATGTTAGCAAATACTGTTTGCTCACTTCCATGAACAGGTATAGCGCCGAATACCATAAGGAACAATCTTATCATCATAATAAAACCGGCGATTTTAGAAATTGTCCCGAGGAAAGTTGTAACAGGTGTCACGGCCCCTTCATATACGTCTGGTGCCCACATATGAAACGGCACCGTCGCAATTTTAAAGGACAGCCCAACAAACAGAAGCAAGAAAGCAAGCGATAACAAAAGTTGAATGCTGCCATCCACACCTTGCATGAGAACTTCCTGCATACCAATAATATTAGTAGCCCCCGTAATGCCGTATAAGTAACTCATTCCAAAGAGCGTAATAGCCGTCCCAATTCCGCCATTAATAACATATTTCATCGCCGCTTCATTCGAAGCACGATTTGTCTTTCGAATCCCAACTAAAATGTACGAAGACAGTGATAACAACTCTAGGCCAATAAAGAGCGTAATAAAGTCGACGCTAGACGCCATAAACATCGCACCGAGAACTGCCATTAAAAATAAATAATAGTATTCCCCTTTATCTTGAATCGGCTCTTTTTTATCATCGCTCATCGCCATACATAAAACGAGGATGGCTCCAATTAATAGTAACGTTTTAAACCCTTTTGAAAATCCATCTAGTACAAACGAACCACTTAAAATGTCTCCAGCCGGTTCACCATACAATGTAATTAATGCGATTAGCGATAGCACTGCCGCTCCAATCGCCCCAAGCCCTAAATACTTACGATCAAACTTTAGAAATAAATCAAGAAGCGAGAGAAGGATGGCCGCTCCAAGAATGATGAACTCCGGTACCATTAAATGCCAAGATAAGCTAAGTAATGTATTCATATCCATCCTACCTCACCCCCAATATTTTCACTGTGTATTGCAGCGGCGTCCCTAACAGTTCTGGCATAATACCAATTGCAAGAATACAAGTGAGCAAGAGCACAATCGGAACGTATTCCCAGCCGCGGACATCCGGCCTCGCTGCCAATTCCTTCTTTCCAAATGTCACTTGAAGCGTAGCCCTTAGGACATATACCGCTGTTAAAATGATGCCAAGCGCACCGATCGCCGCGAGCATTGGCTTCCCTTGAAATAGTCCGAGGAATGCAAGAAACTCACTAACAAACCCAGACATGCCCGGAAGGCCAAGCGAAGCCATGCTTCCTGCTAATAAGAAACCACTTAACACAGGAACTTGTTTTGCGAGGCCACCAAGCTTCGTAATGTCAGACGTGCCAAAACGCCCCTCAATCATGCCGAGCAAGCAAAATAGTAGCGCTGCAATTAAACCGTGAGATACGACTTGAAATAGCGCTCCCTTCATACCGGCTGCATTCAGTGCCCCAAGTCCCATTAAAACGATTCCCATATGCGAAATACTGGAATAAGCGAGTACCTTTCGAAAATCTGTTTGAATGATCGCTAGAAAAGCACCGTATAGCAAGTTGATTACCCCTAAAATCGCCAGTAGCATCGCAAAGTCTTGAAACTGCTCCGGGAATAGCCCCTTCC
This sequence is a window from Bacillus pseudomycoides DSM 12442. Protein-coding genes within it:
- a CDS encoding LytTR family transcriptional regulator DNA-binding domain-containing protein, which encodes MALLELKQLGKTNQLQAIQLEIEKGQCVVLQCNNHTAKILHRIIIGEEEASAGSVLFDGEPIQKQVYSRIGFCFLKDEAYNRLKVKEYFAFLSGLYDSNISIEEVVQYVGLLDKMNVKIEKLSFSEKRRLHIGRVMIHNPDLIIFEEPEQNVDIESTIIIRKAIMKMKEQGKAIFITSSFLSDALSLTEDVYVLNPDGVKKVEIEQEEGEEIDQENIVQMIPQMKLERIPAKVNDKIILLDPMEIHFIETQNGTTHIHVREGDFVCALTLSELEERLKGFGFFRCHRSYLVNLQRVREVITWTRNSFSLILDDERKSSIPLSKGRMDELKGVIGL
- the spoIID gene encoding stage II sporulation protein D, coding for MKISKPLFITMALLVALVIIVPTVLVIPFTKAKVSQPPEHPPAMQSVPAPKKVNTAVQVTVYRNAQKKVETMPMEEYVTGVVASEMNASFEMEALKAQALAARTFIVQRMLGGSKKNNADVTDTVNDQVYNSKEELKKTWGKDYEKNLKKIEEAVSKTAGQVLTYDGSPITASFFSTSNGYTENAADYWGSDLPYLKSVDSPWDQASPKFASEQTFTVDDFQKRLGVKVLANGKVGNIKDRTEGKRVKDVEFQGKVLTGKEVRTKLGLRSSDFTWKQQGKSIVVTTKGFGHGVGMSQYGANGMAKEGKGYTDIVAHYYKGIEIKTLNEYEGKLMAKN
- a CDS encoding long-chain fatty acid--CoA ligase, which encodes MMMDVPLLIPAMMERAEKYFSKKEVVSRTASRIQILTYGEIAKRTRRLARVLNKMGIDRGDKVGTIAWNHHRHLEAYFAIPGIGAVLHTINLRLSAEHISYIINHAEDKIILVDEDMVPVLESIQHEIPHVKAFIIMTDDHELPHTTLSPVYHYDKLLEEGDETFPFITDLDEKEPAGMCYTSATTGKPKGVVYTHRSIALHSYTLGLVDGGNLSEVDTCMPVVPMFHVNAWGLPFAGTWFGTKLVLPGPHFTPEILAQLIEREKVTITAGVPTIWIGLLQELEKYPYDISSIRTIWSGGSAAPGSMIRTYEEKYGIAFRQIYGMTETSPAVVINCPKSYQRDLPKEEYYELRSRQGYLFPGLEMKVIGQEGEIKWDGEEMGELCLRGPWIAGSYYNDERTADSMQDGWLHTGDIVTVDPEGFIKIADRTKDLIKSGGEWISSVDLENALMAHDKVLEASVVAVPHEKWQERPVACVVLKEGQTVEQEELYALLEDQFPKWWMPDDILFVEEIPKTSVGKFLKRALRDQLKSYMVKQQ
- a CDS encoding DUF1146 family protein, yielding MAQLLGQQALIAIVSHLLFITITWWALQGIHIERLMKSGKVLQTRILLILVTIAIGTSVSNFFLDYLGYSKSLTYLVK
- the murA gene encoding UDP-N-acetylglucosamine 1-carboxyvinyltransferase, coding for MEKIIVRGGKRLNGTVRVEGAKNAVLPIIAAALLASDGKNVLSEVPVLSDVYTINEVLRHLNAEVVFENNQVTIDASKELNIEAPFEYVRKMRASVQVMGPLLARNGRARIALPGGCAIGSRPIDQHLKGFEAMGAKVKVGNGFVEAYVDGQLQGAKIYLDFPSVGATENIMSAATLAKGTTVLENAAKEPEIVDLANFLNAMGAKVRGAGTGTIRIEGVDKLYGAHHSIIPDRIEAGTFMVAAAITGGDILIENAVPEHLRSITAKMEEMGVKVIEENEGVRVIGPSKLKAVDIKTMPHPGFPTDMQSQMMALLLHADGTSMITETVFENRFMHVEEFRRMNADIKIEGRSVIMNGPNNLQGAEVAATDLRAAAALILAGLVSDGYTRVTELKHLDRGYVNFHEKLAALGATIERVNEKVEEVTKQQVSDLHA
- a CDS encoding YwmB family TATA-box binding protein, with product MKSLKTILIVVVSIVVFLVGYKEIKPVSDEGKMESMIAALEKNGAEVEQWSWLARETRTISNIHTFQKLLNEVKEKADIQKWELETSHDGYKATAYKKFSSYEERIVVTWSKENSKENTFIIFEVSGSKWDPKSIREMDKIFSTKPTIYTCVQGVLSDKIEGVLQNKTNQVLKDLSARAIEKIEERAFVSVSAYNKKWNDALSTNREKINVQIAIRSTDSKDTIVVGTPIITSEY
- the nuoN gene encoding NADH-quinone oxidoreductase subunit NuoN, which produces MNTLLSLSWHLMVPEFIILGAAILLSLLDLFLKFDRKYLGLGAIGAAVLSLIALITLYGEPAGDILSGSFVLDGFSKGFKTLLLIGAILVLCMAMSDDKKEPIQDKGEYYYLFLMAVLGAMFMASSVDFITLFIGLELLSLSSYILVGIRKTNRASNEAAMKYVINGGIGTAITLFGMSYLYGITGATNIIGMQEVLMQGVDGSIQLLLSLAFLLLFVGLSFKIATVPFHMWAPDVYEGAVTPVTTFLGTISKIAGFIMMIRLFLMVFGAIPVHGSEQTVFANMSVYIAVLAIITMIIGNVVALKQYSVKRLFAYSGIAHAGYLLVPLVALSPFTMDSMWFYMLAYLLMNIGAFAVIHGLILQSGKENFTIFSGLYKRSPFASAAMTIFILSLAGIPGTAGFIGKVNIFLSAFTASPAHYVLASVMMGTTIISFVYYFRILQQMFFRKSSEEDPVHLPINLKVVISFCLIATVLLGILPAIGYNFFYEYFPLMKDFFFTGNVVQ